A part of Amycolatopsis camponoti genomic DNA contains:
- a CDS encoding proline iminopeptidase-family hydrolase, with product MAVAPIAKGWVPFGGYRTWYRVTGTAGGELPAVVVVHGGPGSTHDYLLNLCSLAEHGFPVVHYDQLGSGGSTRLPGKGADFWTPELFGDELDNLVQHLGIEDNYVLFGQSWGGLVVARHAAQRPDGLRGLVIADSPASYPLWRQEMDVLRAQLPPGVDDQLRAHEAAGTTGAPEYFELMRAFYDRHVCRVLPWPADYLASFMEMADDNTVYATMNGPSEFTVTGTLKDYSVTEYLDDIEVPTLLVSGRHDEATPVTIQPYFDRIHDVRWEIFEDSSHVPHLEEPERFREVLLGFLEDIQPTAPASRVAEREVASHG from the coding sequence ATGGCCGTGGCACCCATCGCGAAGGGCTGGGTTCCCTTCGGCGGGTACCGCACCTGGTACCGGGTCACCGGCACCGCCGGGGGCGAGCTGCCGGCCGTCGTCGTGGTGCACGGCGGGCCGGGGAGCACGCACGACTACCTGCTGAACCTCTGCTCGCTCGCCGAGCACGGGTTCCCGGTCGTGCACTACGACCAGCTGGGCAGCGGCGGTTCTACGCGGCTGCCGGGCAAGGGCGCGGACTTCTGGACGCCGGAGCTGTTCGGCGACGAGCTGGACAACCTGGTCCAGCACCTGGGCATCGAGGACAACTACGTCCTCTTCGGACAGTCGTGGGGCGGGCTGGTCGTCGCGCGGCACGCCGCGCAGCGGCCGGACGGCCTGCGCGGGCTGGTGATCGCCGACTCGCCGGCGTCGTACCCGCTGTGGCGCCAGGAGATGGACGTGCTGCGCGCGCAGCTGCCGCCCGGCGTCGACGACCAGCTGCGGGCGCACGAAGCCGCGGGCACCACCGGCGCGCCGGAGTATTTCGAGCTGATGCGCGCGTTCTACGACCGGCACGTCTGCCGCGTGCTGCCGTGGCCGGCCGACTACCTGGCCTCGTTCATGGAGATGGCCGACGACAACACCGTCTACGCCACGATGAACGGGCCGAGCGAGTTCACCGTCACCGGCACGCTCAAGGACTACTCGGTGACCGAGTACCTCGACGACATCGAGGTGCCGACGCTGCTCGTCTCCGGCCGTCACGACGAAGCCACCCCCGTCACGATCCAGCCGTACTTCGACCGGATCCACGACGTGCGCTGGGAGATCTTCGAAGACTCCAGCCACGTCCCGCACCTCGAGGAACCCGAACGGTTCCGCGAAGTCCTCCTGGGTTTCCTCGAGGACATCCAGCCCACCGCACCCGCGAGCCGGGTCGCCGAACGAGAGGTCGCCAGCCATGGATGA
- a CDS encoding ACP S-malonyltransferase, translating to MDEATRPGSAVVFPGMSPCRFADFGKFLLINPFARKLISQANDRLGYSLVDRFRETEGDYSAYAQVGFMLTCVALAQWAEEEQGMSPDYCAGPSFGEKPASVYAGSLTFPDAVWMTAELARCLTEFFATEYTDVVTHSFVRTPEEKLTDALSQLEGKGEWFDISCYIDHDFYMVSLRERNLDWLKQTVRSMGGLSLYTMRPPLHSRAFGALRRKAEDEVLGGLDFHDPLLPIVADQDGEILSSGEQVRTMLLDSIVKPLRWPDVVSTLADNGVGKLWIAGPDTLFGRVRVTTSRFEVVTVNPRLALQPRRRGAGPSRVS from the coding sequence ATGGATGAGGCCACCCGGCCGGGGTCGGCGGTCGTCTTCCCCGGGATGAGCCCCTGTCGCTTCGCCGACTTCGGCAAGTTCCTGCTCATCAACCCCTTCGCCCGCAAGCTGATCTCGCAGGCCAACGACCGGCTCGGCTATTCGCTGGTCGACCGCTTCCGCGAGACCGAAGGCGACTACTCGGCCTACGCCCAGGTCGGGTTCATGCTCACCTGCGTCGCCCTGGCCCAGTGGGCCGAGGAGGAGCAGGGGATGAGCCCCGACTACTGCGCCGGTCCGAGCTTCGGCGAGAAGCCGGCCAGCGTGTACGCCGGTTCGCTCACCTTCCCGGACGCGGTGTGGATGACGGCGGAGCTCGCCCGCTGCCTCACCGAGTTCTTCGCGACCGAGTACACCGACGTCGTGACGCACTCGTTCGTCCGCACGCCGGAGGAGAAGCTCACCGATGCCCTGTCCCAGCTGGAGGGAAAGGGCGAGTGGTTCGACATCTCGTGCTACATCGACCACGACTTCTACATGGTCTCGCTGCGCGAGCGGAACCTCGACTGGCTGAAGCAGACGGTCCGGAGCATGGGCGGGCTCTCCCTCTACACGATGCGGCCGCCGTTGCACTCACGGGCGTTCGGCGCGCTGCGCCGCAAGGCCGAGGACGAGGTGCTCGGCGGGCTGGACTTCCACGACCCGCTGCTGCCGATCGTCGCCGACCAGGACGGTGAGATCCTGAGCAGCGGCGAGCAGGTGCGCACGATGCTGCTCGACAGCATCGTCAAACCGCTGCGCTGGCCGGACGTCGTCTCGACGCTGGCGGACAACGGCGTGGGCAAGCTCTGGATCGCGGGGCCGGACACGCTGTTCGGGCGCGTCCGCGTCACCACGAGCCGCTTCGAGGTCGTCACGGTGAACCCGCGCCTGGCCCTGCAGCCCCGCCGCCGGGGCGCAGGACCCTCGCGGGTCAGCTAG
- a CDS encoding phosphopantetheine-binding protein: MWDSTFDETLRSYLPFLPADEALTAETPLREYGLDSLATVELLSVLEQSYNVRFEDDALNLETFENPGRLWSTLARLQPAS, translated from the coding sequence ATGTGGGACAGCACTTTCGACGAGACGCTGCGCTCGTACCTCCCGTTCCTGCCGGCCGATGAGGCGTTGACCGCCGAGACGCCGCTGCGGGAGTACGGGCTGGACTCGCTCGCCACCGTGGAGCTGCTTTCCGTGCTGGAGCAGAGCTACAACGTGCGGTTCGAGGACGACGCCCTGAACCTGGAGACGTTCGAGAACCCCGGCCGGCTGTGGAGCACGCTGGCCCGGCTGCAGCCCGCTAGCTGA
- a CDS encoding AMP-binding protein, producing MDTVLTGGPHTRFLRGLELSGGGVAVHVGDQALTYEQLHELALRWGGALAERGARTVGVLAGKGVTAYAGVLAALYAGATVVPLRPDFPAARTAQMVEAAGIDVIITDGQAPAGVPVLDQRAGRALSAPLAPADTSYVLFTSGSTGRPKGVRIGRTALDHYFGLLDARYDFTPDDVFSQTFDLNFDCAMFDLFCAWGAGAPAVVLPGGAYRNLPRFAAERGLTVWFSTPSAIDLVRRTGGLTPGALPGLRWSFFAGEALTVRDTADWRAAASSSIVENLYGPTELTVTVSGYRWDDVETPRVAVNGVVPIGEVHAGHDYLLLDEAAGEGELCIAGPQMTPGYLDPADEQGRFLDRDGRRFYRTGDRVRRLADGLAYLGRLDSQVQVLGWRVELTEVEHALRDCGVGDVVVLGVAGDAGTELFVFYTGGERPVLEMVRALRAVLPEGVIPRHYRHVDEFPLNSNRKIDRKTLAARAADLLAPVPVG from the coding sequence ATGGACACGGTGCTCACGGGCGGGCCGCACACGCGGTTCCTGCGCGGCCTGGAGCTTTCCGGCGGCGGCGTGGCCGTCCACGTCGGCGACCAGGCGCTCACCTACGAACAGCTGCACGAGCTCGCGCTGCGGTGGGGCGGCGCGCTGGCCGAGCGCGGCGCGCGCACGGTAGGGGTGCTGGCGGGCAAGGGGGTCACCGCGTACGCGGGAGTCCTGGCCGCGTTGTACGCCGGGGCGACGGTCGTGCCGCTGCGCCCCGACTTCCCGGCGGCGCGGACGGCCCAGATGGTCGAGGCCGCGGGCATCGACGTGATCATCACCGATGGGCAGGCCCCGGCGGGGGTGCCCGTTCTCGACCAGCGTGCCGGTCGGGCTCTCTCGGCGCCGCTCGCGCCCGCAGACACGTCGTACGTGCTGTTCACCTCGGGGTCGACCGGACGTCCCAAGGGCGTCCGGATCGGGCGCACGGCGCTCGACCACTACTTCGGCCTGCTCGACGCGCGGTACGACTTCACCCCGGACGACGTCTTCTCTCAGACGTTCGACCTGAACTTCGACTGCGCGATGTTCGACCTGTTCTGCGCGTGGGGCGCGGGGGCACCGGCGGTCGTGCTGCCGGGCGGGGCGTACCGGAACCTGCCGCGGTTCGCGGCCGAGCGCGGCCTGACCGTGTGGTTCTCCACGCCGAGCGCCATCGACCTCGTCCGCCGCACCGGCGGCCTGACCCCGGGTGCGCTGCCCGGCCTGCGGTGGAGCTTCTTCGCGGGTGAAGCGCTGACGGTGCGCGACACGGCCGACTGGCGCGCCGCGGCGTCGTCGTCGATCGTGGAGAACCTCTACGGGCCCACCGAACTCACGGTGACGGTCTCGGGGTACCGCTGGGACGACGTCGAGACGCCGCGGGTCGCGGTCAACGGCGTGGTGCCGATCGGCGAAGTGCACGCGGGGCACGACTACCTGCTCCTGGACGAAGCCGCCGGCGAAGGCGAGCTGTGCATCGCCGGACCGCAGATGACCCCGGGCTACCTCGACCCGGCCGACGAACAGGGCCGGTTCCTGGACCGCGACGGCCGGCGCTTCTACCGCACGGGCGATCGCGTCCGCCGGCTCGCCGACGGTCTCGCCTACCTCGGGCGGCTCGACTCCCAGGTCCAGGTGCTGGGCTGGCGCGTCGAGCTGACCGAGGTCGAGCACGCCCTGCGCGACTGCGGTGTCGGAGACGTGGTGGTGCTGGGCGTCGCCGGAGACGCGGGGACCGAGCTGTTCGTCTTCTACACGGGCGGAGAACGGCCGGTGCTGGAAATGGTGCGCGCCCTGCGGGCGGTGCTGCCGGAAGGCGTGATCCCGCGGCACTACCGGCACGTGGACGAGTTCCCGCTGAACTCCAACCGCAAGATCGACCGCAAGACCCTGGCCGCCCGCGCGGCCGACCTCCTGGCCCCGGTGCCCGTGGGCTGA